One genomic segment of Rhizobium gallicum bv. gallicum R602sp includes these proteins:
- a CDS encoding peptidoglycan-binding protein — MNGSRSNIPRHSDRASLDALNRTIEGLEARIEGLMGKGSREPRQQPAAAERESYGRPYEPAYMRPEARPDPLAEIRERQRTLDAGRERAAAERAAYREPASAPRMPAPQAAPAFGASPDTMTEIAQALVNLRQDLKRDISDGVAREMDALRTELREIKTSAQDRHFADDIREDMGRLAQSINQLSSRSAGPETAGLQNEFEELRSLMDGLAREDSIRHMERRWDGFENQLHALDTAGLQEELVSLAYRLDDIKRHIGGMGESPAVRALEDKLIAIATAMEQFGSMIQPHDRAMAEQFAAMDMRLDEISRAIAASGRSAASGDPALMHRLEGRLNALAEQIDMVGRSAESHALPAEGLADRLEMLTRRVEELANTKATAHLDERLEQLSFMLERAQKTVPQADLNGTLADISRKIDALESGAVNDALAERLDYLARRIDQMDVQPASGAATDDGAFRRIEGRLSDIAARLEESTAAPPTDSRALKNLEDQIAGLSALMNTPRAGGDGIPVELDRRMGAIEDYMATSDEYIIEAARQAAEAVVEAYSRNGGLQVGGVPAADMSALNALAEDLRHLEELSRSSDERTHKTFQALHETLVQIADRLDDMETRSRPAARMPAANADFEIDPYALVPAGAEEGETQAVFGQKGASPLLRMAESGSEPVVPAQVSPTADTSVSAIEAATNPAGAATPAKGSLLAALGKRLIPGKKTEKAKAVERTVIDPAPSIDPVDLMPGEEASNEPLEPGSGAPDVKKILERVRASQATARNNPKPATENERADYIAAARRAAQAAAMEADPKAQPVKAEKKTKAPKPAGGASAFSRFRRPLLLAAGAVLLAIMAFPLARTLTSGEQAPPAEVSVLSDAAQNPVAANGSAMPEQSVEATAAVTPTGPAEPEAPAPLALGTAQTEPEAMQPPPPGHLTDAVPLDGEGASTLTPGAPAQDAAAFSPKDVPASTNASPAAPSISVPNTIQPQALADAARSGDQLALFEIGARFTEGRNGLAADQAQAANWYQLAADKGFAPAQYRLGSMYEKGTGVARDIGKAKIFYEQAANQGNASAMHNLAVLYASGALGEQDYTTAANWFTKAADLGITDSQFNLAILCARGNGVAQDLGESYKWFAIAAKGGDKDAGAKRDEVAKAMKPADLEKARAATSAWKPQPLDNKANGIEIPDGWASTGTKTSTVDMKKAIRNIQAILNNNGFDAGPPDGEMGAKTTAAIKSFQKSVGHEPSGRINDDTVKALLERNAKNTTKA; from the coding sequence ATGAACGGATCGCGATCCAATATCCCCCGGCATTCCGACAGAGCATCGCTCGATGCGCTAAACCGCACGATCGAGGGGCTCGAGGCACGCATCGAAGGGCTGATGGGCAAGGGAAGCCGCGAGCCGAGGCAGCAGCCAGCCGCAGCGGAGCGCGAAAGCTACGGAAGACCTTACGAACCGGCTTACATGAGGCCGGAGGCCCGGCCTGATCCGCTCGCAGAAATCCGCGAGCGCCAGCGCACGCTCGATGCCGGTCGTGAACGCGCAGCCGCCGAACGTGCAGCTTACCGCGAACCCGCATCCGCCCCGCGCATGCCGGCACCGCAGGCCGCACCTGCTTTTGGCGCCTCGCCCGACACGATGACCGAGATCGCCCAGGCGCTCGTCAACCTGCGCCAGGACCTGAAACGCGACATTTCGGACGGTGTAGCGCGCGAGATGGATGCGCTGCGCACGGAATTGCGCGAGATCAAGACGAGCGCGCAGGACCGGCATTTCGCCGACGACATCCGCGAAGACATGGGCCGGCTCGCCCAGAGCATCAACCAGCTCTCCAGCCGTTCGGCTGGCCCGGAGACTGCGGGCCTGCAAAACGAATTCGAAGAACTGCGCTCACTGATGGACGGGCTTGCCCGCGAGGATTCCATCCGCCACATGGAACGCCGCTGGGACGGGTTCGAAAACCAGCTGCATGCGCTGGACACAGCAGGCCTGCAGGAAGAGCTGGTGTCGCTCGCCTATCGGCTCGACGATATCAAGCGCCATATCGGCGGCATGGGCGAAAGCCCGGCAGTGCGCGCGCTGGAAGACAAGCTGATTGCGATCGCGACCGCGATGGAGCAATTCGGCAGCATGATCCAGCCGCATGACCGCGCCATGGCCGAGCAGTTTGCCGCGATGGATATGCGCCTTGACGAGATCAGCCGTGCGATCGCGGCGAGCGGGCGCAGCGCGGCAAGCGGCGACCCGGCGCTGATGCATCGCCTCGAAGGCCGGCTGAATGCGCTGGCCGAGCAAATCGATATGGTGGGCCGCAGTGCGGAAAGCCATGCCCTGCCCGCCGAGGGCCTTGCCGATCGGCTGGAAATGCTGACGCGGCGCGTGGAGGAACTCGCCAATACCAAAGCGACGGCACACCTCGACGAGCGGCTCGAGCAGCTTTCCTTCATGCTCGAGCGTGCCCAGAAAACGGTTCCGCAGGCAGATCTCAACGGCACGCTTGCCGACATCTCCCGCAAGATCGACGCGCTGGAAAGCGGCGCAGTCAACGACGCGCTGGCGGAACGGCTGGACTATCTTGCCCGCCGCATCGACCAGATGGACGTGCAGCCTGCTTCTGGCGCGGCAACCGATGACGGCGCATTCCGCCGCATCGAGGGGCGCCTCAGCGACATCGCGGCACGCCTCGAGGAAAGCACGGCGGCGCCCCCGACGGATTCGAGAGCCCTGAAAAACCTCGAGGACCAGATTGCCGGTCTTTCAGCGCTGATGAACACGCCGCGCGCCGGCGGTGACGGCATTCCCGTCGAGCTCGACCGCCGCATGGGCGCGATCGAAGACTATATGGCGACCAGCGACGAATACATCATCGAGGCGGCGCGCCAGGCGGCCGAGGCCGTCGTCGAGGCCTATTCCCGCAACGGCGGTCTTCAGGTCGGCGGAGTCCCAGCCGCCGATATGTCGGCGCTAAATGCGCTCGCCGAAGATCTGCGGCATCTGGAGGAGCTTAGCCGCAGCAGCGACGAACGCACGCACAAGACGTTCCAGGCGCTGCACGAGACGCTGGTGCAGATCGCCGACCGGCTGGACGACATGGAAACCCGCAGCCGGCCGGCCGCACGAATGCCCGCCGCAAATGCCGATTTCGAGATCGATCCTTACGCGCTGGTCCCCGCCGGTGCCGAGGAAGGCGAGACGCAGGCCGTGTTCGGCCAGAAGGGTGCCTCGCCGCTCCTGCGCATGGCGGAAAGCGGAAGCGAGCCTGTCGTGCCGGCGCAGGTTTCGCCCACAGCCGATACGAGCGTGAGCGCGATCGAAGCCGCAACCAATCCCGCTGGAGCTGCCACGCCCGCAAAAGGCAGCCTGCTTGCAGCACTCGGCAAGCGGCTGATTCCGGGCAAGAAGACGGAGAAGGCGAAGGCTGTCGAGCGGACCGTCATCGATCCCGCACCGTCGATCGATCCGGTCGACCTCATGCCTGGCGAGGAAGCATCGAACGAGCCGCTGGAGCCGGGCTCGGGCGCACCGGATGTGAAGAAGATCCTGGAGCGGGTACGCGCCAGCCAGGCCACGGCACGCAACAATCCGAAACCGGCAACGGAAAACGAGCGCGCCGACTATATCGCCGCCGCCCGCCGCGCAGCCCAGGCTGCCGCCATGGAAGCCGATCCAAAGGCCCAGCCGGTCAAGGCGGAGAAGAAAACCAAGGCGCCAAAGCCTGCCGGCGGCGCCAGCGCCTTCAGCCGCTTCCGCCGTCCACTTCTCCTTGCTGCAGGCGCCGTGCTGCTCGCCATCATGGCCTTCCCCCTTGCCCGCACGCTGACCAGCGGCGAACAGGCGCCTCCGGCAGAAGTCTCGGTGCTTTCGGATGCCGCGCAGAACCCCGTTGCAGCCAACGGTTCGGCCATGCCGGAACAGAGCGTGGAAGCAACCGCAGCCGTCACTCCGACGGGTCCTGCAGAACCCGAGGCCCCAGCACCGCTCGCCTTAGGCACGGCGCAGACCGAGCCCGAAGCGATGCAGCCGCCACCACCCGGCCACCTGACCGACGCCGTACCGCTTGACGGCGAAGGCGCCTCGACGCTGACGCCAGGCGCGCCGGCGCAGGATGCTGCAGCCTTTTCGCCCAAGGATGTTCCGGCTTCCACGAATGCCTCGCCCGCGGCACCTTCCATATCCGTGCCGAACACCATTCAGCCGCAGGCGCTTGCAGACGCCGCCCGCAGCGGCGACCAGCTTGCGCTCTTCGAGATCGGCGCACGCTTTACCGAAGGCCGCAACGGCCTGGCGGCCGACCAGGCGCAAGCCGCAAACTGGTATCAGCTTGCCGCCGACAAGGGCTTTGCTCCGGCGCAATACCGTCTCGGCAGCATGTACGAGAAGGGGACCGGCGTCGCACGCGATATCGGCAAGGCCAAGATCTTCTACGAGCAGGCTGCCAATCAGGGCAATGCCAGCGCCATGCACAATCTGGCCGTGCTCTACGCCTCCGGCGCGCTCGGCGAGCAGGACTACACGACCGCGGCAAACTGGTTCACCAAGGCCGCCGATCTTGGCATCACCGACAGCCAATTCAACCTGGCGATCCTTTGCGCCCGCGGCAACGGCGTGGCGCAGGACCTCGGCGAAAGCTACAAGTGGTTCGCCATCGCTGCGAAGGGCGGCGACAAGGACGCCGGCGCCAAGCGCGACGAAGTGGCAAAGGCGATGAAGCCCGCCGACCTTGAAAAGGCACGGGCTGCAACGAGTGCCTGGAAGCCGCAGCCGCTCGACAACAAGGCCAACGGCATCGAAATCCCGGACGGCTGGGCGAGCACCGGCACGAAGACCTCGACCGTCGATATGAAGAAGGCGATCCGCAACATTCAGGCGATCCTCAACAACAACGGCTTCGACGCCGGCCCGCCGGACGGCGAGATGGGCGCGAAGACGACCGCCGCGATCAAGAGCTTCCAGAAGTCGGTCGGCCATGAGCCGAGCGGCAGGATCAACGACGACACGGTAAAGGCGCTCCTGGAGCGCAACGCCAAGAACACGACCAAGGCTTGA
- a CDS encoding Lrp/AsnC family transcriptional regulator: MAQKIADETDRRILKELTADARITNNELAERVGLSASACLRRLRRLEETGVIKGYTALVDPTAEGWTMTAIAAVRLSRQHEDEIEMFETAVRSWDEVLECHLVTGSRDYVLKVMSAGLDQYERFIKEKIARLKCVDTIETSFVMNTIKERRI; encoded by the coding sequence ATGGCGCAGAAAATTGCCGATGAGACGGACCGGCGGATCCTGAAGGAATTGACGGCCGATGCGCGGATCACCAACAACGAGCTCGCCGAGCGCGTCGGGCTTTCAGCTTCCGCATGCCTTCGCCGGCTGCGGCGGCTGGAGGAGACGGGCGTTATAAAGGGCTACACGGCGCTGGTCGATCCGACCGCGGAAGGCTGGACGATGACGGCAATCGCCGCCGTCCGGCTCAGCCGCCAGCACGAGGACGAGATCGAGATGTTCGAGACTGCCGTACGCAGCTGGGACGAAGTGCTCGAGTGCCATCTCGTCACCGGTTCGCGCGACTATGTCCTAAAGGTGATGAGCGCAGGGCTGGATCAATACGAGCGCTTCATCAAGGAGAAGATCGCGCGGTTGAAATGCGTCGATACGATCGAGACCAGCTTTGTGATGAACACCATCAAGGAGCGGCGCATCTAG
- a CDS encoding sulfite exporter TauE/SafE family protein: protein MTIYLPIAELSVNIFIILGMGAAVGFLSGMFGVGGGFLITPLLIFYNIPPVVAVATGANQVVASSISGAITHFRRGTLDMKLGTVLLVGGLAGATIGIWIFSLLRRVGQLDLIISLMYVIFLGTVGGLMLLESINAMRRAAKNVPPTPRRPGHHHWVHRLPLKVRFKKSKIFLSVIPIVALGFGIGILTSIMGVGGGFIMVPAMIYLLRIPTNVVVGTSLFQIIFVTAYTTVVQAATNFSVDIVLAFILMVAGVVGAQYGVRVGQKLRGEQLRALLGLLVLAVGIRLAVALVVTPADIYSVVMGAY from the coding sequence GTGACAATCTATCTGCCCATCGCAGAATTGTCGGTGAACATCTTCATCATCCTCGGCATGGGTGCGGCCGTCGGCTTCCTGTCCGGCATGTTCGGCGTCGGCGGCGGCTTTCTGATCACGCCGCTTCTCATTTTCTATAACATTCCGCCCGTGGTTGCCGTCGCGACCGGCGCCAACCAGGTGGTTGCTTCCTCGATCTCCGGTGCGATCACGCATTTCAGGCGCGGGACGCTGGACATGAAGCTCGGGACCGTATTGCTTGTCGGCGGTCTTGCGGGCGCGACGATCGGCATCTGGATCTTCTCGCTGTTGAGACGGGTCGGTCAGCTCGACCTCATCATCTCGCTGATGTACGTCATCTTCCTCGGCACCGTCGGCGGGCTGATGCTGCTCGAGAGCATCAACGCCATGCGGCGGGCGGCCAAGAACGTGCCGCCGACGCCGCGCAGGCCCGGACATCACCACTGGGTCCACCGCCTGCCGCTGAAGGTGCGGTTCAAGAAATCGAAGATTTTCCTCAGCGTCATCCCGATCGTCGCGCTCGGCTTTGGGATCGGCATCCTGACCTCCATCATGGGCGTCGGCGGCGGCTTCATCATGGTGCCGGCAATGATCTACCTGCTGCGCATCCCGACCAATGTCGTCGTCGGCACATCACTGTTCCAGATCATCTTCGTGACCGCCTACACAACCGTGGTGCAGGCTGCGACGAACTTTTCCGTCGATATCGTACTTGCCTTCATCCTGATGGTGGCCGGCGTCGTCGGGGCGCAATACGGCGTGCGCGTCGGCCAGAAACTGCGCGGCGAACAATTGCGGGCGCTGCTCGGGCTGCTCGTTCTCGCCGTCGGCATCCGCCTGGCGGTGGCGCTGGTCGTGACGCCCGCGGACATCTATTCCGTCGTGATGGGGGCGTACTGA
- a CDS encoding C39 family peptidase codes for MQRADVPYFSQWETPEMTLAVAAEGSAALMRDPLWRHSGAQTVKEYTRWGVNVCGMACLKMILAARGELHRTLDLARGCAAFGGFVVNEADASIKGLIYAPFVKFVTERFGLGAETVTNVDTAAIGELLSKRQFFIASVHHTIRWPECEPPSKGGHLVLVTGALRETIRFHNPSGHNPESQAHVTLPLAVFDRFFANRGIAVGF; via the coding sequence ATTCAGCGGGCCGACGTGCCCTATTTCAGCCAATGGGAAACGCCCGAGATGACGCTGGCGGTCGCGGCGGAGGGATCTGCGGCGCTCATGCGCGATCCGCTGTGGCGGCATTCCGGCGCGCAGACGGTCAAAGAATATACCCGCTGGGGCGTCAATGTCTGCGGTATGGCCTGCCTGAAGATGATCCTTGCCGCGCGCGGTGAACTCCATCGGACGCTCGATCTTGCCCGCGGCTGCGCGGCCTTTGGCGGCTTTGTTGTCAATGAGGCCGATGCCTCGATCAAGGGGCTGATCTATGCGCCGTTCGTCAAGTTCGTCACCGAACGTTTCGGGCTGGGCGCGGAGACAGTGACGAATGTCGATACGGCCGCCATTGGAGAACTTCTTTCCAAGCGGCAGTTTTTCATCGCCTCGGTGCATCACACCATCCGCTGGCCAGAGTGTGAGCCGCCATCGAAGGGCGGCCACCTGGTGCTGGTTACGGGGGCCCTTCGCGAAACCATCCGCTTCCACAATCCTTCAGGACACAATCCGGAAAGCCAGGCGCATGTGACGCTGCCGCTTGCCGTCTTCGACCGCTTCTTCGCCAACCGGGGCATCGCGGTCGGCTTTTAA
- a CDS encoding D-alanine--D-alanine ligase family protein, protein MIDAPNRLRIAVLFGGRSTEHDVSVLSATNVMRALEPQKYDAIPVFVSREGQWLLSSFEDGTLAKPENGAEVCLVPGGRGRMFAIPADGSAYELPTIDILFPVLHGLHGEDGSVQGLAEVARVPLAGCGILGSATALDKDIAKQLMKAAGVPIARSVTIHEGAQPPFAALETELGLPLFIKPARQGSSVGVRKVHASQEFDGALAEGFRHDRKLLAEEFVRGREIEFSVLEDTAGNLFVSRPGEIVPAESHGFYSYNAKYIDENGAALKIPAELPLEVEAGMRDVAARAFRAVGCDSMARVDFFLTPDMQFLVNEINTIPGFTDISMYSKAMAASGVSYAEVIDRLVAHGLARAGQ, encoded by the coding sequence GTGATTGATGCACCAAACAGACTGCGCATTGCCGTGCTCTTCGGCGGACGCTCGACCGAGCACGATGTCTCGGTGCTTTCGGCTACGAACGTGATGCGCGCGCTGGAGCCTCAAAAATACGACGCCATTCCGGTGTTCGTCAGCCGCGAAGGACAATGGCTGTTGAGCAGCTTCGAGGATGGCACGCTCGCGAAACCGGAAAACGGAGCCGAGGTCTGCCTCGTGCCGGGCGGACGCGGACGTATGTTTGCAATTCCCGCTGACGGATCGGCTTACGAACTGCCAACGATCGACATCCTCTTTCCGGTCCTTCACGGCCTGCATGGCGAGGACGGCTCCGTGCAGGGCCTTGCGGAGGTTGCCCGCGTGCCGCTTGCCGGCTGCGGCATTCTCGGATCGGCGACCGCGCTGGACAAGGACATCGCCAAGCAACTCATGAAAGCGGCCGGGGTGCCGATCGCGCGCTCCGTGACAATTCATGAGGGCGCACAGCCTCCCTTCGCCGCGCTGGAAACCGAACTCGGCCTGCCGCTCTTCATCAAGCCGGCGCGGCAGGGCTCATCGGTCGGCGTCAGGAAGGTCCATGCCAGCCAGGAATTTGACGGGGCGCTTGCGGAAGGCTTCCGGCACGACCGCAAGCTGCTTGCGGAGGAGTTCGTTCGTGGGCGCGAGATCGAATTTAGCGTGCTGGAGGACACGGCAGGCAACTTGTTCGTTTCACGGCCGGGCGAGATCGTGCCGGCGGAGAGCCATGGCTTCTACAGCTACAATGCTAAATATATCGACGAGAACGGTGCAGCGCTGAAAATACCGGCAGAATTGCCCCTGGAGGTCGAAGCCGGCATGCGTGACGTGGCCGCAAGGGCTTTCAGGGCCGTCGGTTGCGACAGCATGGCGCGTGTCGACTTTTTCCTGACACCGGACATGCAATTCCTCGTCAACGAGATCAACACCATCCCCGGCTTCACCGATATCAGCATGTATTCCAAGGCAATGGCGGCAAGCGGCGTGAGTTATGCCGAAGTCATCGACCGGCTCGTGGCGCACGGACTGGCACGCGCAGGGCAGTAA